In the genome of Rhopalosiphum padi isolate XX-2018 chromosome 1, ASM2088224v1, whole genome shotgun sequence, the window ataaacgagtATAAGaacattaattacttattagattATAGGTGAATAAATAGGATTATTATctgtttataacatttataactcaTCTCTCtgattatacgtttatatatcttattatttatttttactacatagctataaggtaattattttaagtaagttttatttcaaatatttgtctaaattaatagataaattaagtaattaaaagaCTAAATCATAAATACTTGTCCATgactattatctttttttattgaatttttatttaaaaaaaaaaatggacagAAAATATAGGAATAAATAAAACTCCATGAATACAAATGCAGGAAATGGTAAATGATTGGataaataagaattaaatatattataataaatttgttatattatgaaatcaatCAGAGTTGAACTTTATCATTTTAAcatcatataatttatgatttacaaggtttgaaaaggaaaattgcagacataatttatttttgtaatgaaaatagttttaactaaaaaaaaaaataataataagataataaggactaataagtttcaattatttatttttcagcttGAAGATATCAAAACGACAATTGCTGATAGAAGATTGTGACGATTCTGTAATGAAAGATTTAATACACATTCAGCGTGTATAAATGATTtgccataaataaataaatatacatcaataaATGCAAATATGTATTCTATTTAACTGAATGAAAACATAAGACTAAACTAAAACAATtaacaaacatttatataaatgtattcaatgaTTTCAAACTagcaataatgatttattttttcttaattatcaATGGTCCAACATTGTCCTTTTGTTCAACATTGTACTTATTATGAGCACCATCACATAAAGGAAATTTAGAGCTTCTCCAACAACGACAGAATGCTGTACTTTCACCTAACTCTTCAATGTCAAAACCATCAACCACTTTTGGAGATTCTTTTTTAATGGACGGGTTAAcaggctaaaaaaaaaaatgaactaataaaaacaaaaaaataatttgaaaatataatatttacatgtcTTGGTTTGACAACTCTGTATGAAAGGTAACATATCCCGCCAATCGTAGCATAAAACGGAATTAATCTCACTATATctttacctataaaatacaattatattaggtaaaattaatcaaaatatgttattaattacatacataGGCGCAATTTCAATACAAAAACTGAGGGTGCTTAAGCTCTACATTTTCCGGGCATAGTGTTGAATAGCTactgattgtaatattataaaaaagtatttgaggGTGCTACTTTTAAAATTGGGGGTGCTAATACCACCTAAGCACCCCCCCTTATTTGCGCCTatgattacatatatatttaatctgtTGAGAATAATTTAAGAGTACTGAAcagtaaattataacatttaagttCTATTTtgggttttataaatttaa includes:
- the LOC132928394 gene encoding CDGSH iron-sulfur domain-containing protein 2 homolog A, which translates into the protein MEFSSNLVKVHLANYLANLPLPNSFLGIFKLGGKDIVRLIPFYATIGGICYLSYRVVKPRHPVNPSIKKESPKVVDGFDIEELGESTAFCRCWRSSKFPLCDGAHNKYNVEQKDNVGPLIIKKK